The Pseudanabaena sp. ABRG5-3 genome includes the window GGCATCATATATTACAGATTGTTGCGATTTGGCAGCATTTGCAAATAACTGTTGTACCTGTGTCCAAATTTCTGCCCAATCTCCCTGTATATCGGCTGATCCATAAAGTGAGGCACGAATGCGATCGGGACTGATGAGTTGAGTTTGTCCATATGTGAGGCTACTACTATTTTGACTAGCAGTCTGATTAGAAGTACGCAACATCTGCTCAGCGAGGCTAGACTTGCCACTTGCAGGTACACCAATCAGGATAATTACACTTGCCATTCAAATCGCTGCAAAATGCTAAATAGATCTTTTTAACTATAGCAACCCCCAATTAATCTGAGTATTTATACTTAAGGGTTAAACACTCAGACCTCACTCTCAAAACAAAACCTAAAAACCTTAAAATATGTCCACACTTTACGATTTCAAGATTACTAACATTGATGGTCAACCAGTTGATCTCGCCCAATATAAAGGCAAGGTTGCTCTAGTAGTTAACGTTGCTTCTAAATGTGGCTATACCAAGCAATACAAGGGTCTAGAATCTCTTTATCGTGAATACAAAGATAAAGGTTTTGAGATTTTGGGCTTTCCTAGCAATGACTTTGGTGCACAAGAACCTGGTACTGAAGCCGAAATCAAGAGCTTCTGCTCTCTCTCCTACGATGTCACCTTTGATATGTTTAGCAAAGTGAAGGTGAAAGGCGCTGACATGACCGATGCGTATAAATACTTAACCGAAACTACGGGTAGTCAGGTGCAATGGAACTTCAATAAGTTTCTTGTCGATAAAGAAGGTAAAGTCGTGAAGTACTATCCTTCTAGTGTTGCTCCTGAAGATGCTGGATTACGTCAAGACATTGAATCTTTGTTAAGTAAATAAGACTTGGTAGTGCTAAAGAGGTAAGGATGGGCGGCGCATTGCGCCGCCCATCCTTACCTATTGCAAAATATCTGGTTCTTTATTCAATTGCAGAACCCTAAGATTAAGTTTTGACATAGCAGTCCTAAATCATTTATAGATTGTTGGGTTTGTGGAAGCGCACCCCTTCGGGGTGCGCTTCCACAAACCATTTAGGCTTGCTATATGAAGTAAGAATTTTTCTGTAAGCCTTTCCTTTATGACTTTAGGTAAGTGTTTATCCTCACACAGTAACATTCGATATATCTGTAATCTAGTTATTAGAAAATAAACACTTGCTGCTATGACTAAGCCTAAAAGAGATTTATCTAAGAAAAATGTAGAAGCTGATGTGGAAATACCCGTTGATTTGCCAGTAGAGGTATTACCGCATCCAGAGAGTGTTGGTGAGGCAAATAAAGTTCTATTAGAACTAGAGCAATCAATTAATCAACCAATTAACAAAAGACCTGAAAAGACAATTGATCGATCGCTATATTTTTTCAACCGTGAATTAAGTTGGATTGCCTTTAATAAAAGAGTTTTACATGAAGGGGTTGACTCGCGCACACCATTGCTAGAAAGAGCTAAGTTCTGCGCTATTTTTAGCACTAACCTTGATGAATTTTTTATGGTTAGAGTCGCAGGGGTAAAGAAGAAGTTTGCAGAACAGCTTGATATTATTACCGATGATGGATTGAAACCCGACAAGCAGTTGCTAGCGATTCGTGATGCGCTAGTACCATTGGTAACAATGCAGCATGAGTTTTTTGAGAATACATTGCGTCCAGAACTACATAAACATGGCGTGAAGCTTCTGGATTATAAAAATATTGATAAGAAGCATCAACATTATCTCACCACCTATTTTCGGGAAAAGCTATTTCCAGTGCTTACACCACTAGCGGTTGATCCTGCCCATCCCTTCCCCTATATCTCCAATCTCAGTCTTAATTTAGTGGTGCTAGTACGCGATCGCGAAACGGGTGAGGAAAATTTTGCGAGGGTGAAAGTTCCCAATGTATTGCCAAGATTTGTACGAATTCCTGAAACTAAGGATCATACGTTTGTCCCTTTGGAGCAGGTAATTGCCCATAACCTTGACTCATTATTTCCGGGGATGGAGATCCTCAGTTACTATCCATTTCGGATTACCCGTGATGCAGAACTGGATATTGAGGAGGAAGAAGCAGATGATTTGATTTCGGCTTTGCAAGAGGAACTCCGTAAGCAAAAATTTGGCTCAGTTGTGCGGATGGAAATTGCCAACGATGTACCTCTTGCTATTCGTCAAGAATTGATTGATCAATTGGGAATTACGGAGGCAGATGTTTATGACATTCCGGGGCTAATTGGTTTGGGCGATCTAATGGCGATCTCTTTTTTGCCACTGCCTAAATATCAGGATCAGCCTTGGAAATCTGTGACTCATCCTCGACTAAAGGAATCAGATGAGCATAAAAATATTTTTGATATCATTCGTGAAGGTGACTTTTTAGTACATCATCCCTATCAGTCCTTTACAACAACGGTACAGCGCTTTATTGAGGAAGCAGCTAATGATCCGCAGGTATTAGCGATCAAACAGACTTTGTATCGCACCTCTGGCGATTCGCCAATTGTCCATGCATTGATTCGGGCGGCGGAGAATGGTAAACAGGTCGCGGTATTGGTAGAACTTAAGGCGAGATTTGATGAAGCGAATAACATTCTCTGGGCAAGAAAACTAGAAAATGCGGGTGTGCATGTGGTCTATGGATTAAAGAATCTGAAAACCCATACCAAGACTGCCTTGGTTGTGCGACAAGAAGGCGATCGCTTAGTGCGCTATGTACATATTGGTACAGGTAATTACAATCCGAAGACTGCTAGATTTTATAGTGATCTCGGTATATTTAGCTGTTGTGATGATTTGGGTGCAGATTTGACGGATTTGTTTAACTATCTCACTGGTTATTCCCGTCAGCGCGAATATCGCAAGCTATTAGTTGCCCCCGTGAATATGCGTGAAAAGTTTTTGCACCTGATTTATCGGGAAATCGAACATCAAAAGCAGGGATATCCTTCCTATATCATTGCGAAAATGAATTCACTGGTTGATCCTGAGATCATCTCAGCGTTGTATGAAGCTTCACAGGTAGGTGTGAATGTAGATTTAATTATTCGCGGTATGTGCTGCCTGCGTCCTAAGGTGAAGGGATTAAGCGATCGCATCAGGGTCATTAGTGTGATCGGACGCTTTCTCGAACATTCACGTATCTTTTATTTCAGTAATGGTGGTGATGAACAGGTATATATTGGCAGCGCTGATTGGATGCCGCGTAATCTAGATGCTCGTGTGGAAGTAGTTACACCAGTAGAAGAAGTATCCCTAGTTAAAGAACTGAAGCAGATCCTTGAAATTGTGTTAGCAGACAATCGCCAAACATGGGATTTGAAATCTGATGGTACATATATTCAAAGGCATCCTAAGGATGGTGAACCTGAGATGAGTTCTCAGAAGCATTTCATGTCACAGGGTAGACCTGAGTTCGCTTAATTAAAAAAAGGGAGCGTGAAGCGCTCCCTTTTTTTAATTAAATATTTCTGTACCGCCCGCGTAGCGGGCGGTACAGAAATATGGGTTTTGTTTATAACTATGCTGAGCTACTTATACGAGTTCTTTGGGCTTGATGCCTAGCTGTTGGAACATATTGGTATCATCTTCCCATTCGGGATTTGCTGTAGTTAGCAATTTCTCGCTAGAGAAGATGGAATTTGCTCCTGCAAGGAAACATAGAGCTTGATCGGAAACGCTGAGGCGATCGCGTCCTGCGGAGAGGCGCACAATTGCTTTAGGCATCAAAATCCTTGCCGTTGCCACCATCCGCACTAGTACTAAAGGAGCAATTGGTTCAAGATCGCCAAAGGGAGTTCCTTTTACGGGAGACAGCGCATTAATGGGAACTGATTCAGGCTGGGGGGTGAGATTTGCTAAGGTATGTAAAAGCTCAATGCGATCGCGATCGGTTTCACCCATGCCGACGATACCACCGCAACAAACTTGAATGCCTGCTTCGGCAACATGCTGAATTGTCTCGAGGCGATCGCGATAGGTGCGAGTCGTAATAATTTCGGGATAGAAATGTTCGGAAGTATCAAGATTGTGATTGTAAGCAGTTAAACCTGCTTTAGCTAAGCGTTGAGCTTGGTCTGGACGCAACATTCCCATGGTTACACAGGCTTCCATTCCCATGCCAGCTACTGCTTCTACCATCTGTAAAACCCGTTCAAAGTCTTCCCCATCGGGCGCATTACGCCATGCTGCACCCATACAAAAACGAGTAGCACCATGCTCTTTCGCTTCTTGAGCTTGCGTAATCACTTCCTCTAGTGGCAATAAAGGATAGGTCTCTA containing:
- a CDS encoding glutathione peroxidase; translated protein: MSTLYDFKITNIDGQPVDLAQYKGKVALVVNVASKCGYTKQYKGLESLYREYKDKGFEILGFPSNDFGAQEPGTEAEIKSFCSLSYDVTFDMFSKVKVKGADMTDAYKYLTETTGSQVQWNFNKFLVDKEGKVVKYYPSSVAPEDAGLRQDIESLLSK
- the ppk1 gene encoding polyphosphate kinase 1, which produces MTKPKRDLSKKNVEADVEIPVDLPVEVLPHPESVGEANKVLLELEQSINQPINKRPEKTIDRSLYFFNRELSWIAFNKRVLHEGVDSRTPLLERAKFCAIFSTNLDEFFMVRVAGVKKKFAEQLDIITDDGLKPDKQLLAIRDALVPLVTMQHEFFENTLRPELHKHGVKLLDYKNIDKKHQHYLTTYFREKLFPVLTPLAVDPAHPFPYISNLSLNLVVLVRDRETGEENFARVKVPNVLPRFVRIPETKDHTFVPLEQVIAHNLDSLFPGMEILSYYPFRITRDAELDIEEEEADDLISALQEELRKQKFGSVVRMEIANDVPLAIRQELIDQLGITEADVYDIPGLIGLGDLMAISFLPLPKYQDQPWKSVTHPRLKESDEHKNIFDIIREGDFLVHHPYQSFTTTVQRFIEEAANDPQVLAIKQTLYRTSGDSPIVHALIRAAENGKQVAVLVELKARFDEANNILWARKLENAGVHVVYGLKNLKTHTKTALVVRQEGDRLVRYVHIGTGNYNPKTARFYSDLGIFSCCDDLGADLTDLFNYLTGYSRQREYRKLLVAPVNMREKFLHLIYREIEHQKQGYPSYIIAKMNSLVDPEIISALYEASQVGVNVDLIIRGMCCLRPKVKGLSDRIRVISVIGRFLEHSRIFYFSNGGDEQVYIGSADWMPRNLDARVEVVTPVEEVSLVKELKQILEIVLADNRQTWDLKSDGTYIQRHPKDGEPEMSSQKHFMSQGRPEFA
- the bioB gene encoding biotin synthase BioB, yielding MISLESVTKIYHQPLLSLIFEAQSIHRQHHQTDTVQMCTLSNIKSGRCPEDCKYCPQSSRYPTGVETYPLLPLEEVITQAQEAKEHGATRFCMGAAWRNAPDGEDFERVLQMVEAVAGMGMEACVTMGMLRPDQAQRLAKAGLTAYNHNLDTSEHFYPEIITTRTYRDRLETIQHVAEAGIQVCCGGIVGMGETDRDRIELLHTLANLTPQPESVPINALSPVKGTPFGDLEPIAPLVLVRMVATARILMPKAIVRLSAGRDRLSVSDQALCFLAGANSIFSSEKLLTTANPEWEDDTNMFQQLGIKPKELV
- a CDS encoding AAA family ATPase produces the protein MASVIILIGVPASGKSSLAEQMLRTSNQTASQNSSSLTYGQTQLISPDRIRASLYGSADIQGDWAEIWTQVQQLFANAAKSQQSVIYDATNYKREYRKNVISLAKEHGFKPITGLWLNVPLWICLSRNDHRDRQVPDDIIIEMHRTLSYSPPSLSEGFDRILFRDEKSDNEWID